A section of the bacterium genome encodes:
- a CDS encoding TonB C-terminal domain-containing protein: MSTYSFGHPRGSAVSDEISLTKTLILSILLHLLLLLTLGHAIKALDEAMAEQAKAEEEQQRDVTFVFVDTPEEAKESPVKQVSPYFSDKNLAAANQSAPDKLALGQPYQEGQTEVPNMSNPQTQPPGQPQPQQQAPQQQQPPQPQPPQPEQQHTRQDNQPQPVEGGDSKQYDAMRELEALSKLTPPRKEQQFLPPSSPSGPSGGPSEPEAPRYDNRESRAQYGAGFSLSTYNWNWAPYLKELKKKIESNIYPPPAFYMGLARGRTFLRFKIMPDGTIKDFELIGYSGHESLKNTSVKAIESSLPFLPLPSDFPEEYLELRVGFYYNENIH; encoded by the coding sequence ATGAGCACATACAGTTTCGGACATCCCAGGGGATCGGCGGTCTCGGATGAGATTAGCCTGACCAAGACCCTTATCCTCTCGATACTGCTGCACCTTCTGCTGCTGCTCACCCTCGGCCACGCGATCAAGGCGCTGGACGAGGCGATGGCCGAACAGGCCAAAGCCGAGGAGGAGCAGCAGCGGGATGTCACGTTTGTGTTCGTGGACACCCCCGAGGAAGCCAAGGAAAGCCCGGTCAAGCAGGTCTCGCCCTATTTCTCGGACAAGAACCTGGCCGCAGCCAACCAGTCCGCCCCGGACAAGCTGGCCCTCGGGCAGCCATATCAGGAGGGCCAGACCGAAGTCCCCAACATGTCCAACCCGCAGACCCAGCCTCCAGGTCAACCGCAACCGCAACAGCAGGCGCCACAGCAGCAGCAACCACCGCAACCGCAGCCGCCCCAGCCGGAGCAGCAGCACACTCGGCAGGACAACCAGCCCCAGCCGGTGGAGGGTGGCGACTCGAAGCAGTACGACGCCATGCGCGAGCTGGAGGCGTTGAGCAAACTCACGCCCCCCAGGAAAGAGCAGCAGTTCCTGCCGCCCAGCTCGCCCTCCGGGCCCAGCGGCGGCCCCTCCGAGCCCGAGGCGCCCCGTTACGACAACCGCGAAAGCCGGGCGCAGTACGGGGCCGGGTTCTCCTTGAGCACCTACAACTGGAACTGGGCGCCCTACCTGAAAGAGCTGAAAAAGAAGATCGAGAGCAATATCTACCCACCCCCGGCGTTCTACATGGGTCTGGCCCGCGGGCGAACTTTCCTGCGCTTCAAGATCATGCCCGACGGTACGATCAAGGATTTCGAGCTGATCGGCTACTCGGGCCACGAGTCGCTCAAGAACACGAGTGTCAAAGCCATTGAATCATCCCTGCCGTTCCTGCCGTTGCCCAGCGATTTCCCTGAGGAATACCTGGAGCTGCGGGTCGGCTTTTATTACAATGAAAACATTCACTGA